The Paraburkholderia caffeinilytica genome segment TGCGAACCTTCGACAGCATCTGCTGCATGGTCGAACAGGGCGCGGGCATCGCCATCGTGCCGGCCACCGCCGCGAAACGCTATCGCGGCACGCCGGGCATTCGTACGATCGAACTGACGGACAGCTGGGCCACGCGTCGGTTGCTGATCTGCATGCGCGACCTGAACCGCTTTGAAACGGCCGGAAAAGGCGCTGGTCCGGCATCTGGCGGGTGTAGAGGGATGACAAGGCTGTGCGGCTGCGCGGCTGCGCGGCTGCGCGGCTGCGCGGCTGCGCGGCTGCGCGGCTGCGCGGCTGCGCGGCCTATTATCAACGAGGTTTATTCCACAACCGATTTTTAATCGATTTGCCTGATTGTCAGCCGTTTCTTATCCTTGACGCACAACCGGACGCCGCGCAATGCATGCGGTGTCCGCTCCGCCCCTCTCTGTCCTTTGGCCGGCAAGATCATGGAAAGAACCACCTTCAGCGTACGTGTCGACAGCGTGCATGACGAAGCACACGGCGTGCGCTCGTTCAGCGTCTCGCGTCTGGACGGGCAACCGTTCGACAGTTACGAACCCGGCGCGCATATCGACGTCACCGGACCCTCCGGCCTCACGCGCCAATACTCCTTGTGCGGCGACCCGGATCATCGTGAAGCGCACCTGTTTGCCGTCAAACGGGAAGACGCGTCGCGCGGCGGCTCGCGCTCGCTGCATGAGGACGTGACTGTCGGTTGCGAATTGACGATCGGTGCGCCGCGCAATCTGTTTCAACTCGCATCCGGCGCGAGCGAGCACATTCTGATCGCGGCAGGTATCGGCGTCACGCCGCTGTTGAGCATGGCCTATCGCCTGCTCAAGCAGAACGAGCGCTTCGTGCTGCACTATTTCGCACGCAGTGCGGATCATGCGGCGTTCCTGCCCTTGCTGTCGCGCGCACCGTTCAGTGATTTCGTGCGGCTTCATTTCGGCGTCGAGAGAGAACAACTCGATGCAGTGCTGTCCGACTGTGTAGCAAGTGCGCGCGAGGGCTCGCACATCTACACCTGCGGCCCGGCTCCCTTCATGGAGCGCGTGGTGGCGATCGGCGAGAAGCACGTAGCCGCCGAGGCGATTCATCTTGAACGCTTTGCCGCCGAGCCCGCTTCGGCGGCCGGCGGCGAAGCGAACACGCTCGATGCATTCGACGTGCGGATCGCCAGCAGCGGCGCCACCGTCCGCGTCGACAAGAATACGACGATCGTCGCGGCGCTGGCGTCGATCGGGATCGAAGTCGATACGTCGTGCGGCGAAGGGGTATGCGGGACCTGTATGGTCGATGTGGTGAGCGGCATGCCCGAGCATCGCGACCACTGCCTGAGCAAAGCTGAAAAGGCTAGCGGCAAAGTGATCTGCTGTTGCGTCTCGCGCGCGGCATCACCGCTGCTGGTGCTCGATCTTTAGGACTCTTTGGTGCAAACCAGGTGCTGCATTCGCAGCACCTTCCTCCTCCCATCCTTACCGGTCGTCGTCGCGAATCGACGACGCATGCCGGCACAGCGCACGCACTTCCACATCCATATACGGGAACAACGGCAATTGGCTCAGCACGTCATGCAGATGCGCGGGGCTTTCCACGTCGAACACGCTGATATTCGCGTAGCGCCCGGCAATGCGCCACAGGTGCCGCCAGACGCCCTCTTGTTGCAGCTTCTGCGACATCGCTTTCTCATCGGACTTGAGGCGCGCGGCACGCTCGGCGTCCATATCGGGCGGCAGGTTGACGGTCATCTCAACGTGAAACAGCATGCTTGCTCTCCTTCTTTGATAGGTAACGAAAGACCCCGACCACACGGAAGACTACGCCGCGCAGCCAGGGTCGATAGATTCACGGGGTACGTCTATGCGTTTTCCGGCGCCGGCGCATCAGAGCGCCAGCGCGCCACCGCCTTACGCTTCAGCGCGCAGCCGTTCCACTTCGGCGCCCGGCAGGTTGTCGCGCTCCTTGAACAGCGTGAAGTCGAAGTCGATCAGCGCGAACTGACCGTCCACGCCATAAGGCTTGCCTTCCGCCCCCTCGGCCTGCCTGACGGCCGGCACGAGGCCGTCGCGCGTGGCGAACGCAAAGTCGTCCCACAGATACGGATCGCCATCGATGTTGATCTGCGTGGTCAGCTTGCGGAAACCAGGCACCGAAACGAAGAAGTGGATATGCGCCGGACGATGCCCATGACGGCCCAACTGATCGAGCAACAACTGCGTCTGCCCTTGCGGCGGCACCGAGTAACCGACCGGCACGACACTGCGGAAGCTGTACTTGCCTTCGGCATCCGTGCGAATCGAGCGGCGCAGATTGAAGGCCGGCTGCGACTTGTCGAAGTAGGAGTAGTTGCCGAGGTGATTCGCGTGCCACACTTCGACCAGCGCGTTCGCGAGCGGCTTGCCGTCTTCGCCGAACACGCGACCGCGCATCACGAGCGTCTGACCCGGATCGGTGCCGTCGTCGAGTCGCGCATGCCCGTCGGACACGGGTGCGCCCGCCACATACAACGGTCCTTCGATGGTGCGCGGCGTGCCGCCTTCGATACCTGCCTTGGCTTCCGCTTCGTCCATCCGCAGATCGAGAAAATGCTCGAAGCCGAGGCCCGCGGCCAACAGTCCGAGCTCGCCGCTCTTGCCCGCGTCGCCGAGATAATTCAGCGCGGTCCAGAACTCGGCCGGCTGCACGTCGAGGTCTTCGATCGTATAGAACAGATCCTGGACAATGCGGTTGACGATCTGCTTGGTGCGCGGATTGCCTTCGCTTGTGGCGCTGTCGTTGATCTTCTGCAGCAGCGCGTCGATGGTTTGCTTGTTCATGGGGTATCTCCTTCGTTTAATGTTTTAGGCGGTCAACGGATGAACCGTCAGTTCGTGGTGACGCTTGCGCCCTTGCGCGTATCGCGCCGCAAGCGGTCGATCTTGTCCCAGTCGAGCGTGATGCCGAGACCGGGTCCTTGTGGAAGATGCAAAGCAAAGTTTTCGTAACGCAGCGGTTCAGTCAGAATCTCCTCGGTCAGCAGCAACGGCCCGAACAGTTCGGTGCCCCACTTCAGTTCGCCGAAGGTGCTGAAGAGCTGCGCCGAGGCGATGGTGCCCACCGCGCCTTCGAGCATCGTGCCGCCGTACAGGTCGATGTTCGCGGCGAGCGCGATCGCCGCCACCTGCGCGGCGCCAGTCAGGCCGCCCGATTGCGCGATCTTGACGGCGAACACATCGGCCGCGCGAGCGCTGGCAATGGCGAAGGCGTCGGCCGGGCCATGCAATGCCTCGTCGGCCATGATCGGCACCTGAGCGAGATCCGTCAGACGTTTGAGGCCCGCGCGGTTCTCCGCGGCGATCGGCTGCTCGATCAGTGCGATACCGGCATCGGCGAAGCGCTTGCCGGCCCAGATCGCGTCGGATTCGGTCCATGCCTGGTTCACGTCGACACGCACTTCGCCGCGCCCTGCCAGCGCCTTCTGAATGGCCACGACGTGCGCGACGTCATCGGCAAGCGCGCGCGAACCGATCTTCAGCTTGAACACGCGATGCCGTTTCGCTTCGAATACCCGCTCGGCTTCGTCGATGTCGCGGGTCGTATCGCCGCTTGCGAGGGTCCACGCCACGTCCACCGAATCGCGCACCCGGCCGCCGAACAGCTCCGACAAGGGCACGCCGAGACGCTGCGCCTGGGCATCGAACAAGGCGGTTTCAACCGCGGACTTTGCAAAGCGGTTGCCCTGAAACAGCGTGCGCAGCTTCGCCATCGCCGCGCCCGGACGGGTTGCGTCCATGTCTTTGAGCAGCGGCGCGAAATACGTATCGATGTTGACCTTGATGCTTTCCGGACTCTCCTCGCCGTATGCAAGGCCCCCGATGGTCGTGCCCTCGCCCACGCCGACCACGCCGTCGGAAGAGCGGATGCGCACCAGCACGAGCGTCTGGCAGTTCATCGTTGCAACCGAAAGGCGGTGCGGACGAATCGTCGGTACGTCGACGAGAATCGTCTCCACGCTCTCGATCTTCACGGGTGTTGCTATCATTCGTTGCTCTCCTGACCTGCATTCCTGAGAGCCCCATAGTAGAAACAACCCGCGAAGCAGTCCAACACCGATTCCGACTACTTCCATACCTTAGGGGTATGCATGGAACTTCGCCAACTCCGCTACTTCATCGCGGTCGCGGAAGAGATGAACATCACGCGGGCGGCCACTCGTCTGCATATGACGCAGCCGCCGCTGAGCCGCCAGATCCAGCAGATCGAGGAAAGCGTCGGCCTCGCGCTGTTCGAGCGTGGTTCGCGGCCGTTGCGGCTGACCGAGGCCGGCCGCATTTTCTATACGCAAGCCAGGCGTCTGGTCGACGACGCCGACGAACTTGCTCCGCTCACGCGGCGTCTCGCGCAACTGGCCGAGCGGATCGTGATCGGCTTCGTGCCGTCGACGCTCTACGGCGCGCTGCCCGCGGTGATCCGCGCGTTTCGCGAGGCGGCGCCGCATATCGAGTTGTCGCTGATCGAAATGTTTACGATCGAGCAACTCGGCGCCCTCAAAGGCGGCCGTATCGACGTCGGTTTCGGCCGCCTGCGTTTCGACGATGCGCAACTGGCGCGCGAAGTGCTCGTCGAAGAACGGATGATTGCCGCATTGCCGCAAAACCACCCGCTCGCGCGCCAGAAGAAAGCGCTGACGCTTGCCGCACTCGCCGGGGAAACGCTGATCGTCTATCCGAGCACGCCGCGGCCGAGCTATGCCGACCAGCAGCTATCGGCGATGCACGACCATGCATTGGAGCCGAAAGCAGTTCATGAAGTGAGGGAGTTGCAAACCGCGCTCGGGCTGGTCGCGGCGCAGGTCGGCGTGTGTCTGGTGCCGGAAAGCGTAGAGGGTTTGCGCGCGCATGGCGTGGTGTACCGGCCGATTCCGGCAGCGAATATCGCGTCGCCGATCATCATGAGCCGACGCTTGCAGGATGAATCGCCGACTACTACTCTGCTGTGTTCGCTGGCGCGGGAGTTGTTCAAACGGGGTTGAAAGGCGGCGTGGCGTGGCCTGCCTCAACGCTCATCAAACCGCCGCACGATATCGCTCATCAGATTGCGCAGCCACACGTTGCCCTCGTCCTGATCGAAATGCTCGTGCCAATGCATCGTGACTGCCGCCATCGGCAACGTAACCGGCAACTCGTAGAGCTGAAACCCGCCATTCCGGTTGAAAATCTGCGCAAGACGCCGCGGCAGCGTCGCGAACAGATCGGTCACGGCCAGCACGCTCGGCAAGGCCACGAAATGCGGCAATTCGAGCGCAATATGCCTGCCCACACCTTGTGCGCGAAACGCATCGTCGAGCGCATAGTGGCTGTGCTCGACCGACGTGATCTGCACGTGCGACGCGTCCAGAAACGCCTTCATGGCCAGTTCTTTCGTGCGCGGCAAGCCGCGCCGTTTGCGTGTCATGCAGACGTAGGTCTCTTCGAACAGCGCTTGATGACGCGTGCGCGCGGTCAACGTCGGCAGATTGCCGATTGCAAAATCGAGCCGGCTGCCGCGCAACGCGTCTTCGATTTCTTCCACCGGCAGCGGCTCGATACGCAACTTCACGCGCGGCGCCTGCTGGTGCAACGCCTCGCAAATCGGCGGCAGGTAGGCCAATTCCCCCGCGTCGGACAGCGATAGCCGGAACGTGCGCGTACTCACGGCGGGATCGAAGTGCTCCGCATAACGCAGCGCTTCACGCACCGTATCCAGCGCCCGCGCGACGATACCCGACAGTTCGAGCGCGATCGGCGTGGGCTGCATGCCGGCACGCGTGCGGATAAAGAGTGGATCGTCGAACAGCGTCCGCAAACGGCCCAGCGAATAACTGATCGCCGGCTGCGACAGCGCAAGCCGCTGGCCGGCTCGCGTCAGGCTGCGTTCCTCGACGATCGCCTGGAAAACGCGCAGCAGATTGAGGTCGACGTGGTCCAGTGAATTCATCGAGATATCCATGAGATTGATCTTATATTTTATTTTAGATCAATTTGACGCATATCAGTGGCTCGGCGAGACTTTGCTTCATCGACCACCCCACCACCACCACGATGAGCGATTCCTCCTATCAGACCGTCGACACGAGCGCCTTGTACCAGCGCGCGCAGTCCGACCGCGTCGCCCCGTCGCTGTACTACGACCCGGCGGTTTTCGAAACCGAACTCGAGCGCATTTTCTACAAGACGTGGATCTGGGTCGCGCACGAAAGCGAACTGCCGAATCCCGGCGACTTTCGCACCACCACGATCGGCCGTCAGCCGGTGATCGTGGTACGCGACAAAAGCGGCGCCGTCAACGTGCTGCAAAACCGCTGCCGCCATCGCGGCGCGACGGTCTGCGAGCAGCACAAGGGCAACGCGAAAGGCTTCACGTGCCCGTATCACAGCTGGACCTATGGTCTCGACGGCGCCTTGCGCGCGCTACCTTATGGCGACGGTTACGAAGGCGTGATCGACAAGACCGAGTTGCCGCTAGCCAGCCTGCGCGTGGGCATCTATCAAGGTCTGATCTTCGCGAGCTTCAATCAGGAGATCGAGCCGCTCGAGGATTTCCTCGGCGGCGCCAAGCCGTGGATCGACCTGTTCATGAAGCAAGGCGCGGGCTATCCGATCAAGGCGAACGGCGAACATCGCTTCCGCTTTAACGGCAACTGGAAGATCCAGCTCGAAAACACCACCGACCTGTATCACTTCCCGGTTGTCCACAAGTCGTGGATGAAATCGATCGACGATGAAACCGCGACGGCCATCACGAGCTTCATGACGAGCGACGAAGCCTTCTGCCGCTCGCTCGGCAACGGCCATAGCCTCGCCGTGCTGGTGCCGGAGCTCGTCGACCTCGACAAGGACGACGGCGCCCCCATTCCAGAGCGTTTCCAGGAACTCGCCGCCACGCTCGGCGAAAAGCACACGCCCGACGAAGTGCGCCGCATTGTGCGTTCGCTGATGGGTGTCGGCTTCAACCTGAATCTGTTTCCGAACCTCGCACTCTCGATGGCGTTTTTCCGCGTGCTGCGGCCCATTTCCGCGAACGAGACGGAAATCCGCCACGTCGCTCTGGCAATGGACGGCGGCCCCGACGAAGCAAACCGCGTGCGTCTGCGCATTCACGAACATTTCCAGGGTCCGTTCGGTTTCGGCAGCCCGGACGATGCCGAAGCCTGGGAGCGCGTGCAGCGCGGCTCGCATGCCGGTCCCGATCTGCCGATCCTCGTGAACCGCGGACTGAATCGCGAAAGCACCGCGCCGAACGGCGAAAAGACCGCGCACGCCACCGATGAGACGGGCATGCGCGAAGCGTACGCGCAATGGCGCACGATGATGGAGCAAGCATGATGGACGACAGGAACACGCTGTTCTCGCAGCAGACCTTTGCAGGCGCGATCGAACTGATCTGGCGCGAAGCCGAATTGCTGGACCGCAAGGACTATCACGCATG includes the following:
- a CDS encoding PDR/VanB family oxidoreductase, coding for MERTTFSVRVDSVHDEAHGVRSFSVSRLDGQPFDSYEPGAHIDVTGPSGLTRQYSLCGDPDHREAHLFAVKREDASRGGSRSLHEDVTVGCELTIGAPRNLFQLASGASEHILIAAGIGVTPLLSMAYRLLKQNERFVLHYFARSADHAAFLPLLSRAPFSDFVRLHFGVEREQLDAVLSDCVASAREGSHIYTCGPAPFMERVVAIGEKHVAAEAIHLERFAAEPASAAGGEANTLDAFDVRIASSGATVRVDKNTTIVAALASIGIEVDTSCGEGVCGTCMVDVVSGMPEHRDHCLSKAEKASGKVICCCVSRAASPLLVLDL
- the catC gene encoding muconolactone Delta-isomerase is translated as MLFHVEMTVNLPPDMDAERAARLKSDEKAMSQKLQQEGVWRHLWRIAGRYANISVFDVESPAHLHDVLSQLPLFPYMDVEVRALCRHASSIRDDDR
- the catA gene encoding catechol 1,2-dioxygenase → MNKQTIDALLQKINDSATSEGNPRTKQIVNRIVQDLFYTIEDLDVQPAEFWTALNYLGDAGKSGELGLLAAGLGFEHFLDLRMDEAEAKAGIEGGTPRTIEGPLYVAGAPVSDGHARLDDGTDPGQTLVMRGRVFGEDGKPLANALVEVWHANHLGNYSYFDKSQPAFNLRRSIRTDAEGKYSFRSVVPVGYSVPPQGQTQLLLDQLGRHGHRPAHIHFFVSVPGFRKLTTQINIDGDPYLWDDFAFATRDGLVPAVRQAEGAEGKPYGVDGQFALIDFDFTLFKERDNLPGAEVERLRAEA
- the catB2 gene encoding muconate cycloisomerase CatB2; this encodes MIATPVKIESVETILVDVPTIRPHRLSVATMNCQTLVLVRIRSSDGVVGVGEGTTIGGLAYGEESPESIKVNIDTYFAPLLKDMDATRPGAAMAKLRTLFQGNRFAKSAVETALFDAQAQRLGVPLSELFGGRVRDSVDVAWTLASGDTTRDIDEAERVFEAKRHRVFKLKIGSRALADDVAHVVAIQKALAGRGEVRVDVNQAWTESDAIWAGKRFADAGIALIEQPIAAENRAGLKRLTDLAQVPIMADEALHGPADAFAIASARAADVFAVKIAQSGGLTGAAQVAAIALAANIDLYGGTMLEGAVGTIASAQLFSTFGELKWGTELFGPLLLTEEILTEPLRYENFALHLPQGPGLGITLDWDKIDRLRRDTRKGASVTTN
- a CDS encoding LysR family transcriptional regulator, with the protein product MELRQLRYFIAVAEEMNITRAATRLHMTQPPLSRQIQQIEESVGLALFERGSRPLRLTEAGRIFYTQARRLVDDADELAPLTRRLAQLAERIVIGFVPSTLYGALPAVIRAFREAAPHIELSLIEMFTIEQLGALKGGRIDVGFGRLRFDDAQLAREVLVEERMIAALPQNHPLARQKKALTLAALAGETLIVYPSTPRPSYADQQLSAMHDHALEPKAVHEVRELQTALGLVAAQVGVCLVPESVEGLRAHGVVYRPIPAANIASPIIMSRRLQDESPTTTLLCSLARELFKRG
- a CDS encoding LysR family transcriptional regulator; this translates as MNSLDHVDLNLLRVFQAIVEERSLTRAGQRLALSQPAISYSLGRLRTLFDDPLFIRTRAGMQPTPIALELSGIVARALDTVREALRYAEHFDPAVSTRTFRLSLSDAGELAYLPPICEALHQQAPRVKLRIEPLPVEEIEDALRGSRLDFAIGNLPTLTARTRHQALFEETYVCMTRKRRGLPRTKELAMKAFLDASHVQITSVEHSHYALDDAFRAQGVGRHIALELPHFVALPSVLAVTDLFATLPRRLAQIFNRNGGFQLYELPVTLPMAAVTMHWHEHFDQDEGNVWLRNLMSDIVRRFDER
- a CDS encoding aromatic ring-hydroxylating oxygenase subunit alpha; its protein translation is MSDSSYQTVDTSALYQRAQSDRVAPSLYYDPAVFETELERIFYKTWIWVAHESELPNPGDFRTTTIGRQPVIVVRDKSGAVNVLQNRCRHRGATVCEQHKGNAKGFTCPYHSWTYGLDGALRALPYGDGYEGVIDKTELPLASLRVGIYQGLIFASFNQEIEPLEDFLGGAKPWIDLFMKQGAGYPIKANGEHRFRFNGNWKIQLENTTDLYHFPVVHKSWMKSIDDETATAITSFMTSDEAFCRSLGNGHSLAVLVPELVDLDKDDGAPIPERFQELAATLGEKHTPDEVRRIVRSLMGVGFNLNLFPNLALSMAFFRVLRPISANETEIRHVALAMDGGPDEANRVRLRIHEHFQGPFGFGSPDDAEAWERVQRGSHAGPDLPILVNRGLNRESTAPNGEKTAHATDETGMREAYAQWRTMMEQA